The Cytophagia bacterium CHB2 genome includes the window TGGAAAAAAGCCGGGATTTATTCGCCATCATCCGGAAGCGCGATGTTCTGTTGCACCATCCTTATCAAAAATTTGATTACGTCGTGCGGTTGCTGAAACGCGCGGCCGATGATCCCAACGTGGTTTCGATCAAGATCACGCTTTACCGCATCTCCGCGAAATCTGAAATTGCCAAGGCGCTGGCGCAGGCTGCGAAAAAGGGCAAACACGTCACGGCGGTGGTGGAGATCAAAGCGCGCTTTGATGAACAAGCCAACATTTCGTGGGCGAAAAAACTGGAAAAGCACGGGGTACACGTGATCTACGGCATTCCACGCTTGAAAACCCATTGCAAGCTCGCAATGATTGCGCGCAAAGAATCCGGCGCGATTCGCCTGTATTGCCATCTCAGCACCGGCAATTACAACGACAAGACGGCGCAAATTTACGGCGACATTGGCCTGCTCACCGCGCACGAAGAAATTACTCAGGAAGTGGCGGCGGTATTCGACATGCTCACCGGCGATCTCGAGCCTGGCGCGTTCAAACATCTGCTGGTTGCGCCGCATCATTTCCGCAGCGAGTTCGCCAAACGCATCCGCCGCGAAGCCGAGAATGCACGCGCAGGAAAAAAATCCGGAATCATTGCCAAAATGAATTCTTTGGTAGACGCCGATATGATCAACGGGCTTTACAGCGCCAGCGCCGCCGGCGTTCCGATTCGATTGCTGGTGCGCGGCATTTGCAGCTTAAGACCCGGCGTGGCCGGTTTGAGTGAAAACATCTCGGTGATCAGCATTATCGACCGCTTCCTGGAGCATGCGCGCATTTACATTTTCGAAAATGACGGCCAGCGCGAATACTTTCTCTCCAGCGGCGATTGGATGACGCGCAATCTCGATCGCCGCGTGGAAGTTGCGTTTCCGGTGCTCGATCCCGAGCTGCAAAAACAAGTGCAGCAGATCATCGATATTCAATTTGCGGATAACGTCAAGGCCCGCGTGCTGCAGCCGGAC containing:
- the ppk1 gene encoding polyphosphate kinase 1 — translated: INERVHQGHERMGKCFQEQIMPALTQAGIILVDEQTASAKQVAFASKYFQKNIKPLLTPLAIDSTHPFPSLHNKTLYFCVELAHRKKSKKKISLRLALVLIPSQALGRFVQLPSDDDKKYLIRLDDIIRLNLNEIFPGDPVLGCYAIKVVRDAELDYVEEEAYDLLSTIERSLIQRRKAPATRFLYDPAMPPRVLETCVNELSLASNNLFPGGRYHSFSDFMPFPGFDAPQLQYKPLPPLPVAILEKSRDLFAIIRKRDVLLHHPYQKFDYVVRLLKRAADDPNVVSIKITLYRISAKSEIAKALAQAAKKGKHVTAVVEIKARFDEQANISWAKKLEKHGVHVIYGIPRLKTHCKLAMIARKESGAIRLYCHLSTGNYNDKTAQIYGDIGLLTAHEEITQEVAAVFDMLTGDLEPGAFKHLLVAPHHFRSEFAKRIRREAENARAGKKSGIIAKMNSLVDADMINGLYSASAAGVPIRLLVRGICSLRPGVAGLSENISVISIIDRFLEHARIYIFENDGQREYFLSSGDWMTRNLDRRVEVAFPVLDPELQKQVQQIIDIQFADNVKARVLQPDSTNIRKPTVGEPVRAQEALYKLAQRYTKIEAETNAAPPA